One part of the Phycisphaerae bacterium genome encodes these proteins:
- a CDS encoding sigma-70 family RNA polymerase sigma factor has product MSTSPSEMTRLIAAVAQGDRNASSALLPVVYQELRALAGKYLRGQRRDHTLQPTALVHEAYLKLIDQTQAKWNDRAHFFAVAATAMRQILVNHAVARAALKRGGGRAKIALDENVAAGDQPEFDPIALDEALKKLAEFDERKSKVVELRFFSGLTVDEVAEVLNISRSTVEGDWRMARAWLSRELAEGV; this is encoded by the coding sequence ATGAGCACTTCGCCATCAGAAATGACTCGGCTTATCGCGGCCGTGGCACAGGGCGACCGGAACGCCTCGTCCGCCCTGTTGCCGGTCGTCTATCAAGAGCTGCGCGCATTGGCCGGCAAGTATCTGCGGGGCCAGCGCCGCGACCACACCCTGCAGCCGACCGCACTTGTTCACGAGGCCTATTTGAAGCTGATCGATCAGACTCAGGCCAAGTGGAACGATCGCGCCCATTTCTTCGCCGTCGCCGCAACTGCGATGCGTCAGATCCTGGTCAACCATGCAGTGGCGCGAGCGGCGCTGAAGCGCGGCGGTGGACGTGCGAAAATTGCGCTCGACGAGAATGTTGCGGCCGGCGATCAGCCCGAATTCGACCCGATCGCCCTCGACGAGGCGCTAAAGAAGCTTGCAGAATTCGACGAACGGAAGAGTAAAGTCGTCGAATTGCGATTCTTCAGCGGCCTGACCGTTGACGAAGTCGCCGAGGTGTTGAACATCTCACGGAGCACTGTCGAAGGTGACTGGCGTATGGCACGCGCATGGCTGTCTCGCGAGCTGGCTGAAGGGGTGTAA
- a CDS encoding serine/threonine protein kinase encodes MDADRFRRIDEIFNHARSLEQDDRTAFLSAACGEDRSLRSEVEALLNHDDHPDALFRTPAIKAGLQFSSLGGSVSIAPADSPIPESIGGYRIQRVLGEGGFGVVYLAIQDNPSRTVALKVIRESIATPQMLKRFDYEAQILGRLTHPGIAQVYEAGTEGTGRGTRAFFAMEYIEGKRLDHYADDMALAVEKRLDLLARVCDAVQYAHQKGVIHRDLKPQNILVDELGNPRILDFGVSRTTDSDIYTTTLHTTAGQLIGTLPYMSPEQVTGDPTEVDTRSDIYALGVILYLLMTGKLPHDLGSRSIAEAARVIRDEQPTRLSSFSRAFRGDVDTIVLKAMEKDKTRRYQSAAELATDIRRHLRGEPIEAKRNSGWYVLQKTLRRYKLLATVSASFVVVLILASIALAQLYRRAELQAGIARTERDTAQEATRQAQQETERARIEESRATAIKNFMLRLLQSADTRSARGEDRTVREMLDSVDPWLEKSLAAEPQVVVAIRETTGQVYLSMGLYEQAANQFEKALATAETFRSEEPAVYSKLKLHRAVVHEKTGRLEEAEAETEESLNTLRQLYPPDHPDIGWALMNLAGIRMSRGRLDGIEQMLTTAVEIARNAPKTGCPQENEDSDLAATIGILGAYYFRQRDFDNSERCLREAIEVGVAKLGENHPTLAPIYNNLAALLDTKGRLDESLPYFRKSLEAARTTMGPNHPDVAYALCGLGQALTRLQQFEEALQLFNEAIQIRRDALPSNHPLIAVALTGAGRALNGLGKPDQAEAILREAYEIRLATAPPNDYGRNFTAAILGECLVQLGKLDEAEQILITAYEGIVAARGPTFAIAQGAAANLAKLYDARGDTAKAAEWSERSNASE; translated from the coding sequence GTGGACGCTGATCGATTCCGACGGATCGATGAGATATTCAATCACGCGCGCTCGCTGGAGCAGGACGATCGGACCGCTTTTCTTTCGGCTGCTTGTGGCGAAGACAGATCGCTGCGATCGGAAGTCGAGGCTCTGCTGAACCACGACGACCACCCCGATGCCCTCTTTCGAACCCCTGCGATCAAGGCAGGACTTCAGTTCTCAAGCCTTGGCGGCAGCGTCTCAATCGCCCCGGCGGATAGCCCCATCCCCGAGTCGATCGGCGGCTATCGCATTCAGCGCGTCCTGGGAGAGGGCGGATTCGGCGTTGTCTATCTCGCGATTCAGGACAATCCCAGCCGCACGGTCGCCCTGAAGGTCATCCGAGAGAGCATTGCGACACCGCAAATGCTCAAGCGATTTGACTACGAAGCACAGATACTTGGCCGGCTTACTCATCCGGGCATCGCGCAGGTCTACGAAGCAGGCACCGAAGGCACCGGCCGCGGCACCCGCGCCTTCTTCGCGATGGAATACATTGAAGGCAAGCGGCTGGATCATTACGCCGACGATATGGCCTTGGCTGTGGAGAAGCGGCTCGATCTTCTGGCCCGTGTCTGTGATGCCGTGCAGTACGCGCACCAGAAGGGCGTCATTCACCGCGACCTCAAGCCGCAGAATATTCTCGTTGACGAACTGGGAAACCCAAGGATTCTTGATTTTGGCGTATCCCGCACCACAGACTCCGACATCTACACCACCACGCTGCACACCACCGCCGGACAACTCATCGGCACCCTGCCTTATATGAGTCCGGAACAAGTTACCGGCGACCCGACCGAAGTCGATACGCGCAGCGATATCTATGCGCTGGGCGTCATTCTCTATCTGCTGATGACCGGAAAACTGCCGCACGATTTGGGAAGCCGGTCGATTGCCGAGGCTGCGCGCGTCATCCGCGATGAGCAGCCCACGCGACTCAGTTCATTCAGCCGTGCGTTCAGGGGCGATGTCGACACGATCGTCCTCAAAGCGATGGAGAAGGACAAAACCCGCCGCTATCAATCCGCCGCCGAACTCGCGACGGACATCCGTCGGCACCTGCGCGGCGAACCCATCGAGGCAAAGCGCAACAGTGGTTGGTATGTCCTGCAAAAGACCCTGCGGCGATACAAACTTCTCGCAACGGTCTCCGCTTCCTTCGTGGTTGTCCTGATTCTGGCAAGCATCGCACTGGCTCAACTCTACCGGCGTGCCGAATTGCAAGCCGGCATCGCCCGAACAGAAAGAGATACCGCGCAAGAAGCGACGCGGCAGGCCCAGCAGGAGACTGAGCGTGCCCGAATCGAGGAAAGTCGGGCGACGGCAATCAAGAACTTCATGCTCCGATTGCTTCAGTCCGCCGACACACGCAGCGCACGCGGGGAAGATCGCACGGTGCGAGAAATGCTCGATTCGGTTGACCCGTGGCTTGAAAAATCACTGGCAGCCGAGCCACAGGTCGTGGTTGCGATTCGCGAAACTACCGGCCAGGTCTACCTGAGCATGGGGCTTTACGAACAAGCCGCAAATCAATTTGAGAAAGCGCTGGCGACGGCAGAGACTTTCCGCAGCGAAGAACCCGCCGTTTATAGCAAGCTCAAGCTCCATCGCGCCGTAGTTCATGAAAAAACGGGACGGCTTGAAGAAGCCGAGGCCGAAACCGAGGAGAGCCTGAACACGCTACGGCAGTTGTATCCCCCGGACCATCCCGACATTGGCTGGGCGCTCATGAACCTTGCCGGCATTCGCATGTCGCGTGGGCGCCTCGATGGCATCGAGCAGATGCTCACGACGGCCGTCGAAATCGCGCGGAACGCGCCTAAAACGGGCTGCCCCCAGGAGAATGAGGATTCGGATCTGGCGGCCACCATCGGAATCCTGGGAGCCTATTACTTCCGACAGCGCGACTTCGACAATTCCGAGCGGTGCCTGCGAGAAGCCATTGAAGTCGGGGTCGCCAAGCTCGGCGAAAACCACCCGACGCTCGCGCCGATTTACAACAATCTCGCCGCTCTTCTCGACACGAAGGGCCGACTCGATGAATCGCTGCCATACTTCCGGAAATCGCTTGAGGCCGCCCGGACGACAATGGGCCCCAATCATCCCGACGTCGCATACGCTTTGTGTGGACTGGGACAGGCTCTAACCCGGCTTCAACAATTTGAAGAGGCACTCCAACTCTTCAATGAGGCGATCCAAATTCGGCGGGATGCCCTGCCGTCAAACCATCCACTGATCGCAGTCGCGCTCACCGGGGCCGGTCGAGCCCTCAACGGCCTGGGAAAGCCTGACCAGGCCGAGGCGATCCTGCGAGAGGCGTACGAGATTCGACTCGCGACAGCCCCACCCAACGACTATGGCCGGAACTTCACCGCCGCGATCCTCGGAGAATGTCTCGTTCAGCTCGGCAAACTGGACGAAGCCGAGCAGATCCTGATCACGGCATACGAAGGCATCGTCGCGGCGCGCGGCCCCACTTTCGCCATAGCGCAGGGCGCGGCTGCCAATCTGGCAAAGCTCTACGACGCGCGCGGGGATACCGCAAAAGCCGCCGAATGGTCCGAACGGTCGAACGCAAGTGAATGA